In Streptomyces camelliae, the sequence TCAGGGGCGCGAGGCCGTATCGATCAGGCGGCATCCCGAGCAAGCCACTCAGGAAGCGCAGCGAAGTCCTCCTGCCCCAAGGCCAAGAGCATCGCGTCCGCGGGAGTGGGCTCGAACGGCTCCCGAAGCAGAGCCATCCCCGCCTCCTCCGGAGTCCGGTTGGCCTTCCGGTGATTGTCCTCCGCACACGCGGCAACGGTATTCAGCCACGTGTCCTGCCCACCCTGCGCCCGCGGCAGCACATGGTCCACCGTCGTGGCCCTGCGCCCGCAGTACGCGCACCGGTGCCGGTCCCGGACCAGCACCCCCCGCCTCGACCACGGAGCTTGTCTTCGGAACGGCACCCGTACATACCTGCACAGCCTGATCACCCGCGGCGCCGGTATGTCCACATCGGCACCGCGCATCCGCAGCTCGGGATGGGCCTGCTCGACGACGGCCTTGTCCTGCAGCACCAGAACGACGGCTCGGTTCAAGGTCACCGTCGACAGCGGCTCGAAGCTCGCGTTCAGAACCAGCGTGTCACGCATCCAGCCCACCTCCCGTGTGCACCTGCCCACCCCCCGGCGGGCTTGGATCAACTCTGGACGGGCGCGCCGAGATGGACAACGCAATAAAAAATGCCCGCCTCCGATCACTTCCAAGACCGGAGGCGGGCAAACGTTCAATGAACGCTTGGCTGAATCGCGATGGTGCGCTCAGCCCTGCGCGGGGTTCTCGTACTCGCCGATGAGCTGGGCACGCGCGATCGCGTGGAATCGCAGATTGAAACCGACGACGGCCGGCGAGACATCGGCGTCCGGACCGAGCTTCTCCTGGTCCACCGCGTACACCGT encodes:
- a CDS encoding HNH endonuclease; amino-acid sequence: MRDTLVLNASFEPLSTVTLNRAVVLVLQDKAVVEQAHPELRMRGADVDIPAPRVIRLCRYVRVPFRRQAPWSRRGVLVRDRHRCAYCGRRATTVDHVLPRAQGGQDTWLNTVAACAEDNHRKANRTPEEAGMALLREPFEPTPADAMLLALGQEDFAALPEWLARDAA